The window CATTTGTTTTATCAACCAATAAAAAATTTCCCAGAAGGTTTTTCGGAAGAAGACAAGAAAAAACTAACCGCATCTTACACCACAATGGTAAAAGACAAAGTGATTCCTGCATATAAAAAAATGCACGATTTTATGAGCACAACCTACTTAAAAGCGGGAAGAGCATCTAGCGGAATTTCTGCAACTCCAAAAGGAACGGCATATTACAACCATCAAATAAAAAAGTACACTACGACGAATAGGTCTGCAGATGAAATTCATGCACTTGGCTTAAAAGAAGTCGCAAGAATTTTATCGGAAATGGAAACTGTAAAAAAAGAGGTTGGCTATGAAGGAGACATTATATCCTTCTTTGATTTTGTTAGAAACAATAAAGAACTCATGCCTTTTACAGATCCGCAACAAGTACTAGATAACTTTAATACCATTCATGAAACCATGAAACCAAAGTTAGCAGAATTATTTGATGTAACTCCAAAAACAGCTTTCGAGGTTAGACGTACAGAAGCTTTTAGAGAAGCTTCAGCAAGTGCAGAATACAATCAAGGATCTTTAGATGGTACACGACCAGGTATTTTTTACACACCAATTCCAGACGTTACCAAATACAATACATTTAGTGATGAAGCGTTATTTTTACACGAGGCCATTCCAGGACATCATTACCAAATTTCTTTACAGCAAGAAGATCCAGACTTACCAGAATTTAGAAAAACACTTTGGTATAGCGCTTATGGCGAAGGCTGGGCTTTATATACCGAATCGCTTGGAAAAGAGTTAGGTTTATATACCGATCCGTACCAATATTTTGGAATGCTCGGTATGGAAATGCACCGAGCAATCCGTTTAGTTGTAGATACAGGAATGCATGTAAAAGGATGGACACGTGAGCAAGCTATTCAATATTCTTTAGATAATGAAGCGGAAAGTGAAGCGAGTATTATTTCAGAAATTGAACGTTATATGGCGAATCCCGGACAAGCATTATCCTATAAAATCGGACAACTTAAAATAAGAGAGCTTCGTGCAAAAGCCGAAAAAGAGCTAGGCACAACATTTGATATTAGACAATTTCATAACCAAGTTTTAGAAACGGGTTGTGTACCTCTAGCTTTATTAGAAAATAAAATCGATAACTGGATTGCAGCAAACAAATAGCTTCTCGAGTTGTCACTTCGAGTGATCCCGATATTTCTTCGGGATTGTATCGAGAAGTGAAATTATAAGAAACAAGTAAATGGCTTTAAGAAGCGTAGTGTTTTTTTAAAGAAATTTTAAATTAACACTTTTAAAACAAGATGTTCTCGATACATTTCTCCTAAAGTCGAAACACTCGAACTGACAAAAACATAATCGTCATGTCACTTCGAGTGATCCCGATATTTCTTCGGGATTGTATCGAGAAGAAAAAAAACAAAATGATAAAAAACGCAATTATAATATTTACCTGCTTACTAAGCAGTATCACTTTTAGTCAAACAACGATTGTAGATCAAGAAAATAGAAATCCGGTATCTTATGCTACGGTTTCCTTTGGAAATGGACATGGAATTTTTGCCGATGATGAAGGAAAATTCATTTTTACAAAAAAACTATATGCTGATATAGACACGCTTTTTATTTCAGCTTTAGGCTATAAAGATTATAAAGTAGCCACTGTAAATCTGACAAAAACTGTAGAGCTATTACCATTTCAAGATGCTTTAGACGAAGTACTTTTACGCTACACTCCAAAAGGAAAATCTAAAGAAGAAACCTTAAAACCAACCGTACACGACGATTACTACAAATGTTGGTTACCAACTATAGAAAGTGAAATTGCCGTTTATTTTGATAACGATAATCCTGCGAAAGCAAAAAAAGTAAACACCTTACTTTTACCCATTAAAGTAGAAGCAAAAGATTGGAGCAAACGCAAAAC is drawn from Lacinutrix sp. WUR7 and contains these coding sequences:
- a CDS encoding DUF885 family protein, producing MKNILALFCLCIAFTSCKDEVKKETSETKKIVNSEFKNMLDTYYQDGLKLNPIAATFAGDNRYNDKMPNYLSPIYKAKQKAYYTNYKNILNRYKDEDLNETEKLSKATLNWDININLADLTFKKDLMPIDQMWSPHLNIGQLASGSGAQPFETVTDYNNWLKRVDGYLLWLASAESNMKEGIKTGYVLPKSLITKVIPQMAAMAEANVENHLFYQPIKNFPEGFSEEDKKKLTASYTTMVKDKVIPAYKKMHDFMSTTYLKAGRASSGISATPKGTAYYNHQIKKYTTTNRSADEIHALGLKEVARILSEMETVKKEVGYEGDIISFFDFVRNNKELMPFTDPQQVLDNFNTIHETMKPKLAELFDVTPKTAFEVRRTEAFREASASAEYNQGSLDGTRPGIFYTPIPDVTKYNTFSDEALFLHEAIPGHHYQISLQQEDPDLPEFRKTLWYSAYGEGWALYTESLGKELGLYTDPYQYFGMLGMEMHRAIRLVVDTGMHVKGWTREQAIQYSLDNEAESEASIISEIERYMANPGQALSYKIGQLKIRELRAKAEKELGTTFDIRQFHNQVLETGCVPLALLENKIDNWIAANK